Proteins from a genomic interval of Paenibacillus sp. 37:
- the dpdF gene encoding protein DpdF: protein MNRCYEIAEEVLQGRLSPENALEQLQKIRNEKTVSVELRSATSCLVRLFQSMSGITSNQGTVMDLASHLRQLILTFQRKIVVNEEWVSLIQPVAERFGLVMYSDGETDIITQSNGGYPYWISSPEAVNDAYQLTARKQRNQVLGDGVLHSMTRFTHYQSPSQKQLVQSAMQMLPGETLTICLPTGGGKSLVSLLPTYFDTEGGTLRGGVRETSGITVVIVPTVGLAIDQKNAANKYFSAREEKFRPQAYRSEMPQAEKDLIFEGVKEGTIPILFTSPESLILGPLGQLILTSAQRGQVNRFVIDEAHIVVDWGNSFRTGFQLLSAYHKQLLERSDGKVKTILMSATLTPWTSKVLKDLFAVEGKYTEVRCDALRYEPAYMVDQAINEEDRFNKITRGIGFLPRPLILYVNTREHAAKWIERLKDEGYVRVNQFTGETKDDERRELLRQWNDDGIDIMVATSAFGMGVDKADIRTIIHCGIPESLNRYYQEVGRSGRDGFASVSLVCYIKNDVEIVQGQVSKQFLTADLLVDRWIALFENAELGEQADEMWLNMATQREHLKHTVSGARNENWNVATVLLMVRNGLLELLDFERTEVDTSNVPRIKVRALVYGILNDAKALLSVITPERESEKRRVTEELEIIKEYIFKPTNRCLSDYLIETYPYSETVCGGCTYCVNHSQYLRYNATKINFPFQSKLKKEIATIGDTLFPYLIGFRHLLMTTSLQSLKGADYPDIIQALINTNVRTIVLPPLNADVIRAIMEQSPDESKKRYYLFLQQEELQYPYATKIDGPVAIIYPPDLAVANIFYSWMKILCSQSEEAVFIHIVDPEIKILNEGKSIRDLLDHLSLPLEEFLTKHQRKKDIALY, encoded by the coding sequence ATGAATCGGTGTTATGAAATAGCTGAAGAAGTTCTCCAAGGTCGTTTATCACCAGAAAATGCACTTGAGCAACTACAGAAAATAAGAAATGAAAAGACAGTATCGGTGGAACTACGTTCCGCCACCTCCTGTCTTGTTAGACTGTTTCAATCTATGTCGGGTATTACATCCAATCAGGGAACGGTGATGGATCTTGCGAGTCATCTTCGTCAACTGATTTTAACGTTCCAGCGAAAAATTGTTGTGAATGAAGAGTGGGTTAGCCTTATTCAACCGGTTGCAGAGAGATTCGGATTAGTGATGTATAGTGACGGGGAGACGGACATAATTACGCAATCAAATGGAGGTTATCCATATTGGATTAGCTCACCTGAAGCAGTAAATGATGCCTATCAGTTAACAGCACGGAAACAGCGGAACCAGGTTTTAGGTGATGGTGTTCTTCATAGTATGACACGGTTTACTCACTACCAATCCCCCTCACAGAAGCAGTTGGTCCAATCTGCCATGCAGATGCTCCCAGGGGAAACACTAACGATTTGTCTACCGACAGGCGGAGGGAAGAGTCTGGTTAGCCTTCTTCCTACGTACTTTGATACGGAGGGTGGTACGCTACGAGGAGGCGTTCGCGAGACATCGGGAATCACCGTTGTTATTGTGCCCACGGTTGGGCTTGCTATCGATCAAAAAAATGCTGCAAACAAATATTTCAGCGCTAGAGAAGAAAAATTCCGGCCACAGGCTTATCGATCGGAGATGCCGCAAGCGGAGAAAGATTTGATCTTTGAAGGAGTGAAGGAAGGGACCATCCCAATCTTATTTACCTCTCCAGAGTCGCTTATCTTAGGTCCATTAGGTCAACTCATACTGACATCGGCACAAAGAGGCCAAGTTAATCGTTTTGTTATTGATGAGGCTCATATTGTAGTTGACTGGGGAAACAGTTTTCGAACAGGATTTCAGTTGCTGTCAGCCTATCATAAACAGTTACTGGAGAGAAGTGATGGAAAGGTAAAGACGATTTTAATGTCTGCCACACTGACACCTTGGACATCAAAAGTGCTGAAAGATTTGTTCGCGGTTGAAGGAAAGTATACGGAAGTTCGGTGTGACGCACTTCGATATGAACCTGCATACATGGTGGATCAAGCTATAAATGAGGAAGACCGATTCAATAAAATAACGAGAGGTATAGGCTTTTTACCTAGACCACTGATTTTATATGTCAATACAAGAGAACATGCAGCAAAATGGATCGAACGTTTAAAGGATGAGGGCTATGTACGTGTCAATCAGTTTACTGGAGAGACCAAAGATGATGAACGAAGAGAACTCCTTCGTCAGTGGAATGATGATGGCATCGACATTATGGTCGCTACAAGTGCCTTTGGTATGGGTGTCGATAAAGCTGATATTCGAACCATTATTCATTGCGGGATTCCTGAGAGTTTAAATCGTTATTATCAAGAAGTAGGTCGTAGTGGACGCGATGGATTTGCGTCCGTAAGCCTAGTCTGCTACATCAAAAATGATGTTGAAATCGTTCAAGGTCAAGTCTCTAAGCAATTCCTCACAGCTGATCTTCTCGTGGATCGATGGATTGCCCTTTTTGAGAATGCTGAATTAGGAGAACAGGCAGATGAGATGTGGCTCAATATGGCCACTCAGCGAGAGCATCTCAAACACACAGTATCCGGAGCAAGAAATGAAAACTGGAACGTCGCAACAGTCTTGCTTATGGTTCGCAATGGATTACTTGAATTACTTGATTTTGAACGTACAGAAGTAGATACTTCGAATGTTCCACGCATAAAAGTTCGTGCCTTAGTGTATGGCATTTTAAATGATGCGAAAGCTCTATTAAGTGTGATCACCCCAGAGCGTGAAAGCGAAAAAAGAAGAGTAACAGAGGAACTTGAAATCATAAAGGAGTATATATTCAAACCAACAAATCGTTGTCTATCAGACTATTTAATTGAGACCTATCCGTATAGTGAAACCGTATGTGGGGGCTGTACATATTGCGTAAATCACAGTCAATATTTGCGGTACAATGCCACAAAAATTAATTTTCCATTTCAGTCCAAATTAAAAAAAGAAATAGCTACTATCGGTGACACCTTATTTCCATATTTAATCGGTTTTCGTCATCTATTAATGACAACTTCGTTGCAGTCTTTAAAAGGCGCTGACTATCCAGACATCATACAAGCTCTAATCAATACAAATGTACGTACGATCGTATTACCACCGCTTAATGCCGATGTTATTCGGGCGATTATGGAACAATCGCCTGATGAAAGCAAAAAAAGATATTATCTCTTTCTTCAACAAGAGGAGTTACAGTATCCATATGCAACAAAAATAGATGGACCTGTAGCTATCATTTATCCTCCTGACTTAGCCGTAGCAAACATTTTTTATTCCTGGATGAAGATATTATGCAGTCAATCCGAAGAGGCTGTTTTTATTCATATTGTAGACCCAGAGATAAAGATTCTAAACGAAGGCAAGTCCATTCGTGATTTGCTTGATCATTTATCCTTACCGTTAGAAGAGTTTCTTACTAAGCATCAGCGCAAGAAAGATATCGCGTTATATTAA
- the dpdJ gene encoding protein DpdJ, whose protein sequence is MCEELLSQIERKENQLLEWGFIGGSIDAYDILEPLIEQPPSKVISQLIDELAIDTSTIPVIIENLTERKLMFPVSPDRFRTRYAEAFRLLLLLKQRFSTKDWQTGRNLVSHIKPLLSYRKYPKRDQRMAEVLDYLNTLKIDNRTQQAVRALIREGKVELASFQLRSLRQLLQWTRQPKDQATIIGAGTGSGKTKAFYLPVFSHLTALLEKDPRTWTKVIGIYPRIELLKDQFREAVAEIKALQDYCTTLNIRSLTIGVFYGDTPNTAHEVILSKFRKWKKQDNGYVCPSLSCPTCGSAMVWHEEDVEWEINHGGTGEKERLTCEDHTCGFHVGPGQIILTRKRMIAHPPDVLFTSTEMLNRKLTNIVERRLFGVGSIEPPLFVLMDEVHIYEGVSGAHVAYLLRRWRKQMRRGEETRGTHFVGLSATLSNPKSFFSQLTGLREELVDYITPGEDEMVSEGMEYNLIVRGDPFSATSILSTSVQTAMLMGRILDPLHEDVSRGAIGSKLFGFTDKLDVINRWYHIEVDAEKYKKLSQYRDYDLFQDVYDGTVAAQVALGQIWTIPKMIHSSSLREPLTLDITSSQHKGVKDTAKLVIATSTLEVGYNDTKVGAVIQHKAPRNLASFLQRKGRAGRSRGMRPWTIVVTSAYGRDRYVYDYPEQLFQPTLNDLSLPLRNSYVQRIQLAFTLLEYLTGKLVASGSSVDLRYLFTEEGSQRYARENRIIMNELKRLLNGDDEEWKAYAKDAILVSEAELLRLLWTPPRSFWFELLPTLYLQLSSNYALADDDQKREPLRGFIPKTLFTALDVSELTFHVPNGKEETLALVPGMTEFAPGNVSKRFVNAEWITEAHWITSETGIVELDGEDLKSKRITEVPVMDDTVDHEKNLSVYEPYMIKLQQIPKEVSDRSTGFHDWDTHIKPSTDGDNDKRITWHTESALAPLLKQVISYTSEENNYVIFTRYSARVTSELKYKKSEMGSVTRIFEFSYEQKPAALGFQRYVDALAFEIHDYDLAPLFNHEQWERIVEESIPTFYAHVVRSNSEIASRLNSFEIDWLTQIILSSIVATAVSRQSSLSEAIQEFKEKAEAISKRTLQVIFHSTIVDAGDQDRDSAEDSKVLLNLYSLIQDNELMDSFLKLLEPLNGDLRQDAAFIEWVDKTTTTTLAAAVYRALGEMLPDVNVEDLLVDIQGKWIYLSETESGGLGIISKLAAVMRHSTGKFEEYMIKSLRTCARNKVTTSLKAALPLLEEWPLQEIVAQIRQERRVEQQQDLLEHLLDTLERAGIPPKREFVVSLVTKYLRSHSTTELDRFTKELHDLWHEESRRIGCHISANIFAVACLRLEHIAEQADLLLGLIGSDEEQQQKQRYLFIESLLLSDCHESCPECLELYSPFQKFMKPSRIITEHLLKPIYTTYYAESEWKARVQQALGRGSRVKLVVSFEEREQLQLDMLQLLNSPIEMEFEVFFPYIHSVHNHGMEWYYDLRVREVSHA, encoded by the coding sequence TTGTGTGAAGAACTTCTATCTCAAATCGAACGTAAGGAAAATCAGTTGTTAGAATGGGGCTTCATTGGTGGTTCAATAGATGCGTATGATATCCTTGAACCATTAATTGAACAACCACCTTCAAAGGTGATTAGCCAGTTGATAGATGAACTAGCAATTGATACTTCAACCATTCCTGTTATTATTGAAAACCTAACGGAACGAAAACTGATGTTTCCCGTTTCACCGGATCGCTTCCGTACCCGTTATGCGGAAGCGTTTCGATTACTACTACTTTTGAAGCAAAGATTTAGTACGAAGGACTGGCAGACTGGCCGTAACTTAGTAAGTCATATAAAACCGTTGTTATCATATCGAAAATATCCAAAACGAGATCAGAGAATGGCTGAGGTCCTCGATTACTTAAACACACTTAAGATTGATAATCGTACGCAACAAGCAGTACGCGCTTTAATACGTGAAGGTAAAGTGGAACTTGCTTCCTTTCAATTACGTTCCTTACGCCAGCTTTTACAATGGACAAGGCAACCTAAAGATCAAGCGACAATCATAGGTGCCGGAACGGGTTCCGGAAAAACAAAGGCCTTCTATCTCCCTGTTTTTAGTCATTTGACAGCGCTCTTGGAGAAAGATCCTCGTACATGGACAAAGGTCATTGGGATTTATCCGCGTATCGAGTTGTTAAAAGACCAGTTCCGTGAAGCCGTTGCTGAAATAAAAGCGTTACAAGATTACTGTACAACGTTGAATATTCGTAGCCTCACTATAGGGGTTTTTTATGGAGATACACCAAATACAGCCCATGAGGTCATTCTAAGTAAATTTCGGAAATGGAAGAAACAAGACAATGGTTATGTTTGCCCGTCACTCTCCTGTCCAACATGCGGTTCGGCAATGGTTTGGCACGAGGAAGATGTGGAATGGGAAATCAACCATGGAGGTACTGGAGAAAAAGAGCGTTTAACTTGTGAAGATCATACTTGCGGATTCCATGTCGGTCCCGGACAAATCATCCTTACAAGAAAAAGGATGATTGCACATCCACCTGATGTTTTGTTTACATCGACGGAAATGTTGAATCGTAAATTAACAAATATTGTGGAACGTCGACTGTTTGGTGTTGGCTCTATTGAACCCCCTTTATTTGTGCTAATGGACGAAGTTCACATTTATGAAGGAGTGAGCGGTGCTCATGTCGCTTATCTGCTTCGCCGTTGGCGTAAACAAATGCGCCGAGGAGAAGAAACACGCGGAACGCACTTCGTCGGATTATCAGCAACACTTTCAAATCCAAAATCTTTCTTCTCTCAATTAACTGGGTTGAGGGAAGAATTAGTTGACTATATTACACCAGGTGAAGATGAGATGGTCTCTGAAGGCATGGAGTACAACCTAATTGTTCGGGGAGATCCTTTTTCAGCGACATCAATCTTATCGACGTCGGTACAAACAGCCATGTTAATGGGTCGCATTTTAGATCCGTTACATGAAGATGTTTCACGAGGGGCTATTGGTTCCAAGTTATTCGGTTTTACCGATAAACTGGATGTTATTAATCGTTGGTATCATATCGAAGTGGATGCAGAGAAGTATAAGAAACTTAGTCAATATCGAGATTACGATCTCTTTCAAGATGTTTATGATGGCACTGTTGCGGCCCAAGTAGCACTAGGTCAAATTTGGACAATACCGAAAATGATTCATTCTAGTAGTTTACGTGAGCCATTAACATTGGATATTACCTCTTCACAGCATAAAGGGGTTAAAGACACGGCTAAATTGGTTATTGCAACAAGTACATTGGAAGTCGGTTATAACGACACCAAAGTGGGTGCTGTGATTCAACATAAGGCGCCGCGTAACTTAGCGTCATTCTTGCAACGTAAAGGCCGTGCCGGTCGCTCACGGGGGATGCGCCCGTGGACTATTGTAGTAACGTCTGCGTATGGGCGAGATCGTTACGTTTATGATTACCCTGAGCAACTCTTTCAACCAACACTAAACGACCTTTCTCTTCCCCTACGCAACTCCTATGTGCAGCGTATTCAGTTAGCATTTACCTTGCTCGAGTATCTAACGGGTAAGTTGGTGGCATCCGGAAGTTCAGTCGATCTGCGATATCTTTTCACGGAAGAGGGCTCGCAGAGGTATGCAAGAGAAAACCGGATCATCATGAATGAATTGAAGCGACTACTAAATGGCGATGACGAAGAATGGAAAGCTTACGCGAAAGACGCAATACTTGTATCTGAAGCTGAATTATTAAGACTACTGTGGACACCGCCACGTTCTTTTTGGTTTGAGTTACTACCAACACTTTACTTACAACTTTCTTCAAATTATGCTTTGGCAGATGATGATCAAAAACGAGAGCCGCTCCGTGGGTTTATTCCCAAGACGCTCTTCACGGCATTGGATGTTTCTGAGTTAACGTTTCATGTACCTAATGGGAAAGAAGAGACATTAGCGCTTGTGCCAGGTATGACAGAATTTGCACCGGGGAACGTATCCAAACGGTTTGTAAATGCAGAATGGATCACAGAAGCACACTGGATCACCAGTGAAACAGGCATCGTCGAGTTAGACGGGGAAGACCTGAAGTCAAAACGAATCACAGAAGTTCCAGTAATGGATGATACGGTGGACCACGAAAAAAACTTATCGGTTTATGAGCCTTACATGATAAAACTACAACAAATCCCTAAAGAGGTTTCGGACCGTTCAACAGGATTTCATGACTGGGACACACATATCAAACCAAGTACTGATGGAGACAATGATAAACGAATAACATGGCATACGGAAAGTGCACTAGCCCCGCTATTAAAACAAGTAATTAGTTATACAAGTGAAGAGAACAACTATGTCATATTTACACGTTATTCAGCACGTGTAACATCTGAACTCAAATATAAGAAGTCTGAAATGGGTTCCGTCACTCGTATATTTGAGTTCAGTTATGAGCAAAAGCCTGCGGCACTTGGCTTCCAGCGTTATGTCGATGCCTTAGCTTTTGAAATTCATGACTACGACTTAGCCCCGCTATTTAACCACGAGCAATGGGAACGTATTGTGGAAGAGTCAATACCGACTTTTTATGCGCATGTAGTGAGATCTAATAGTGAAATCGCGTCTAGGTTAAATTCGTTTGAAATTGACTGGTTGACGCAAATCATCCTATCTTCTATTGTGGCTACAGCGGTCAGCAGGCAGAGCAGTCTGTCTGAAGCCATTCAGGAGTTTAAAGAAAAGGCGGAAGCCATCAGCAAGCGAACACTCCAAGTCATCTTCCATTCCACCATTGTGGATGCAGGAGATCAAGATCGAGATAGTGCAGAAGATAGTAAAGTTCTCTTGAATTTGTATTCGCTAATTCAGGATAATGAACTGATGGACTCTTTTTTGAAATTACTTGAACCGTTAAATGGAGATTTGCGGCAAGATGCTGCTTTTATAGAGTGGGTAGATAAAACAACCACAACAACTCTAGCCGCAGCTGTTTATCGAGCGTTAGGCGAAATGTTACCGGATGTCAATGTTGAAGATCTATTAGTGGATATCCAAGGTAAATGGATTTACTTGTCTGAGACTGAATCAGGTGGTTTAGGAATCATTAGTAAGCTAGCTGCTGTCATGCGCCATTCGACAGGTAAGTTTGAAGAGTACATGATAAAAAGTCTGCGCACGTGTGCAAGAAATAAAGTGACGACATCGTTAAAAGCAGCACTTCCACTTTTAGAGGAATGGCCATTACAAGAGATTGTTGCACAGATTCGTCAAGAGCGACGTGTGGAGCAGCAACAAGATTTGCTCGAGCATTTACTAGATACATTAGAACGTGCTGGAATTCCGCCAAAACGCGAGTTTGTTGTCAGCTTAGTGACCAAATATTTGCGTAGTCACAGTACAACTGAACTTGACCGATTTACAAAGGAACTGCATGATCTTTGGCATGAGGAGAGTCGCAGAATAGGGTGTCACATCAGTGCTAACATTTTTGCAGTGGCGTGCCTGAGACTTGAACATATTGCCGAACAGGCAGATTTGCTTCTGGGCCTTATTGGAAGTGATGAGGAACAACAGCAAAAGCAACGGTATTTGTTTATTGAATCTTTATTGCTTAGTGATTGCCATGAATCCTGTCCGGAATGTTTGGAACTATATTCGCCTTTTCAGAAATTTATGAAGCCGTCTAGAATCATTACAGAACATCTCTTAAAACCCATATATACTACTTATTATGCGGAGAGCGAGTGGAAGGCACGAGTTCAGCAAGCACTCGGGCGTGGTAGTCGTGTGAAATTAGTTGTGAGTTTTGAAGAGAGAGAGCAACTTCAATTGGATATGCTGCAACTTCTAAATTCACCAATTGAAATGGAGTTTGAGGTATTCTTCCCTTACATTCATTCTGTTCATAATCACGGGATGGAATGGTATTATGACTTGCGCGTGCGAGAGGTGTCACATGCTTAG
- a CDS encoding SNF2-related protein, with protein sequence MEIGMYVRCPVEFEYPEIPRRFAIGRVLRVDGRKKEIKVGFYLPGDSNLMHKAYGIPTEETYSFEQINRCKILPQSPFELLNSSSGGIILSFSHTDFRGFHYYYVQLEGASEIRCMSEGELNVPVTRGDMDVISSFENYEFHNPQWYLHRQVVADSLHTLRNATFGFETLIGSRVFLMEHQIDTIVRAISEDPCRFMLADEVGLGKTIEAAVIMKGLQKRLGQIRMLLIVPESLLYQWRNEMSYKFWTDFEVYDGKAEQLHKSMLLFPLEKVNSRDGQQLLRREWDLCIVDETHRLLTMEAEYDCIYKLSQVVPHLLLLSATPIQSRQVEFLRLVRLLDPQKYSQMTEAQFGQLLEKQDFLRRKVHRMMQDLSDYYEEELADDFKEDLDDIAESLGDSNFQQLVDSIDTRSEDKGLSQVELALAYLGEHYQIERKILRHRRKQIESYLGDRTLYENTYVMKGADEQYHESDAYDALIDYLEFIKEASSGLNVRDYQRWLLSAMFSSPWALEAAIAIRKDVITNKIHGKGDGIGQQFPLQDGEEYYLDSLKANTARWRQATETELKRVKECYDDPELIQGRLMKVMDHILQETVNEKVVIFSSWTETLLPLEKALADHFSINAVRGFYTGMTDKELQSTVDDFQNDPDCRFLLCDPLGGEGRNFQMADRIIHIDIPWNPSELEQRIGRLDRIGRKGNVLSVVMYSEGTIEEQLFQIWRDGLQIFNESLSGIEIAIHDIQSEMTLALNQDLRYGLQNVLPSMNDMLVKMRERVQEERYFDMARQLDRHVQEQLSHLITKFDAGGGVKLAETMMKWANMTGLYGNPIERGQVVIFDQHKAVAKSMVRTLLLLPDNSELLDKAGRVGQIRGTFMREVAVAREKLSFFAPGNSMFDAIVNNAQETDWGRSTALELSHPDLDWEGIVYTWSVSLNPNYLLALDEPLEHLVHSQGYTPLEHFITAETLVPGQDERVSDVLNTLSGTLKKVNHLGKREGNKVKEFMQQFPSDIWSELIRRTSEQSKQKFEQYVAQRVDVSRAEDDFGHRLNAMRAANLYFGQEKHSDAAIGRLSSIYQALLEGLRDPVMRLESMAYVRLVKPNESVL encoded by the coding sequence ATGGAGATTGGCATGTATGTACGTTGCCCTGTAGAATTTGAATACCCTGAAATACCAAGACGATTCGCAATTGGGCGAGTCTTACGCGTTGATGGCAGAAAAAAAGAGATTAAAGTAGGCTTCTATTTACCAGGTGATTCGAATTTGATGCATAAAGCATATGGAATCCCAACGGAAGAGACCTATTCATTTGAACAAATCAATAGATGCAAAATATTGCCTCAATCTCCGTTCGAGCTCTTAAATTCGTCTAGCGGGGGTATTATTTTATCGTTCTCTCATACTGATTTCAGAGGCTTTCACTATTATTATGTCCAATTAGAAGGCGCCAGTGAGATTCGCTGTATGTCTGAAGGAGAGTTAAATGTTCCAGTAACCCGTGGAGATATGGACGTTATAAGCAGTTTTGAGAATTATGAATTTCATAACCCACAATGGTATTTACATCGTCAAGTTGTAGCGGATTCCTTGCACACATTACGTAATGCGACGTTCGGATTTGAAACATTGATTGGATCCCGTGTGTTCTTAATGGAACATCAAATTGATACTATTGTTCGAGCGATATCAGAAGATCCATGCCGCTTTATGTTAGCGGACGAAGTTGGTCTGGGAAAAACGATAGAGGCTGCTGTCATTATGAAAGGATTACAGAAGCGTCTTGGTCAAATACGTATGCTCCTCATTGTACCGGAATCTCTACTATATCAATGGCGTAATGAGATGAGTTATAAGTTTTGGACCGATTTTGAGGTGTATGACGGGAAGGCAGAACAGTTGCATAAGAGTATGTTGCTTTTCCCTCTCGAAAAAGTGAATTCTAGAGACGGCCAGCAATTACTCCGTAGGGAGTGGGATCTATGCATTGTCGATGAAACTCACCGACTGCTTACAATGGAAGCGGAGTACGATTGTATTTATAAGTTAAGCCAAGTGGTGCCGCATCTATTGCTACTGAGTGCGACTCCGATACAATCCAGACAAGTTGAGTTTTTACGTCTTGTCCGTTTACTTGATCCTCAAAAATATAGTCAGATGACCGAAGCTCAATTTGGACAATTACTCGAAAAACAAGATTTTTTACGTAGAAAGGTTCATCGCATGATGCAAGATCTTTCTGACTATTACGAAGAAGAGTTGGCAGATGACTTCAAAGAAGATCTGGACGACATTGCAGAATCATTGGGGGATTCAAACTTTCAACAATTGGTAGATTCCATAGACACTCGAAGTGAAGATAAAGGACTGTCTCAAGTGGAACTTGCTCTGGCGTATTTAGGAGAGCACTATCAGATTGAACGTAAAATCCTTCGCCATCGCCGGAAACAAATTGAATCTTACCTGGGTGATCGGACACTTTATGAAAATACATATGTAATGAAAGGGGCAGATGAGCAGTATCACGAAAGTGACGCGTATGATGCACTCATTGATTATTTAGAGTTTATTAAAGAAGCGTCTTCAGGTTTGAACGTGCGAGACTATCAGCGATGGTTGCTTTCAGCCATGTTTAGCTCCCCTTGGGCACTTGAAGCGGCTATTGCCATCCGAAAAGATGTCATTACAAATAAGATTCATGGCAAAGGTGATGGCATCGGACAACAGTTTCCGCTTCAAGATGGAGAAGAATATTATCTTGATAGCCTTAAAGCAAACACGGCCCGTTGGCGCCAGGCAACTGAGACTGAGTTAAAAAGAGTCAAGGAATGCTATGATGATCCGGAATTGATTCAAGGTCGCCTCATGAAGGTGATGGATCATATTCTTCAGGAAACGGTGAACGAAAAGGTAGTCATCTTCTCTTCTTGGACAGAAACTCTACTTCCACTTGAGAAAGCTTTAGCTGATCATTTCAGTATAAACGCCGTTCGAGGCTTCTATACGGGAATGACCGATAAAGAATTACAATCAACAGTTGATGATTTTCAAAATGATCCTGATTGCCGGTTTTTGCTGTGTGATCCTCTTGGAGGCGAAGGTCGGAATTTCCAAATGGCAGATCGAATTATTCATATTGATATTCCGTGGAACCCTTCTGAGCTCGAGCAGCGAATTGGTCGTTTAGACCGTATTGGTCGTAAGGGGAATGTATTGTCTGTCGTGATGTACTCTGAGGGGACCATTGAAGAGCAACTATTTCAAATATGGAGAGATGGTCTTCAAATTTTTAACGAATCACTCAGCGGAATTGAAATTGCGATTCATGATATTCAAAGCGAAATGACATTGGCACTTAATCAAGATTTACGTTATGGCCTTCAGAACGTACTGCCTTCTATGAACGATATGTTAGTCAAAATGCGTGAGCGTGTACAGGAAGAACGTTATTTTGACATGGCGCGTCAATTAGATCGTCACGTCCAAGAGCAGTTATCACATCTCATTACAAAATTTGATGCAGGTGGTGGCGTCAAGCTTGCAGAGACGATGATGAAATGGGCTAACATGACAGGGCTTTACGGAAATCCAATTGAACGTGGTCAAGTGGTTATATTTGATCAACATAAAGCTGTTGCTAAATCGATGGTTCGTACGTTATTGCTATTACCGGACAATTCTGAGTTGTTGGATAAAGCGGGCAGGGTAGGTCAAATTCGTGGCACGTTTATGCGGGAAGTGGCGGTCGCTCGTGAAAAACTTTCGTTTTTTGCACCTGGAAATAGTATGTTTGATGCCATAGTCAATAATGCACAAGAGACTGACTGGGGTCGATCAACAGCTCTGGAATTATCTCATCCTGATTTAGACTGGGAAGGAATCGTTTATACGTGGTCGGTTTCCTTAAATCCTAACTATTTACTTGCTTTAGATGAACCATTGGAGCATTTGGTGCATTCACAGGGGTATACACCACTAGAGCATTTTATAACGGCTGAGACCCTTGTTCCAGGACAAGATGAACGAGTTTCTGATGTACTTAACACTCTGTCTGGAACACTAAAAAAAGTGAATCATTTGGGCAAACGTGAAGGAAATAAAGTCAAGGAGTTCATGCAGCAATTCCCATCGGATATTTGGTCTGAACTTATCCGCCGAACGAGTGAACAAAGCAAGCAGAAATTTGAACAGTATGTTGCGCAGCGCGTTGATGTTTCTCGTGCTGAGGATGATTTTGGACACAGACTAAATGCGATGCGTGCAGCAAACTTGTATTTTGGACAGGAAAAACACTCGGATGCCGCAATTGGACGATTATCTAGCATTTATCAAGCTCTACTGGAAGGGCTTCGTGATCCTGTAATGCGCTTGGAATCAATGGCTTATGTTAGGTTGGTGAAACCGAATGAATCGGTGTTATGA
- the dpdK gene encoding phospholipase D-like domain-containing protein DpdK: MTRRYIHSSQSTWEIADLLQSIFVSELLNPSHSLWIVSPWISDIQVIDNRSNQFVTIEPEWANRMVLLSEVIAKLVDLGTRVIVGLKKDEPHNPAFISKLDQRIVNSPYLRVIPRSLLHAKGIISDRFYLSGSMNITFNGISLNDETVLFVTDVEEVAHNRISFMEKWGYIE; the protein is encoded by the coding sequence ATGACAAGACGGTATATACATTCATCCCAAAGCACATGGGAAATTGCCGATCTACTTCAAAGTATTTTTGTGTCTGAGTTGCTCAATCCTAGTCATTCTCTATGGATTGTATCCCCATGGATTTCAGATATCCAGGTGATTGATAATCGTTCAAACCAGTTTGTTACGATTGAACCAGAATGGGCAAATCGAATGGTGTTATTATCAGAAGTTATTGCTAAACTGGTCGATCTGGGCACACGCGTAATTGTTGGTCTAAAAAAGGATGAACCACACAACCCGGCTTTCATCTCAAAATTAGATCAGCGAATTGTAAATTCACCTTATCTGCGAGTGATTCCGCGTAGTTTACTTCATGCTAAGGGTATAATCAGTGATCGGTTTTATTTAAGTGGATCCATGAATATCACATTCAATGGTATCTCCTTAAATGATGAAACGGTCCTCTTTGTTACGGATGTTGAAGAAGTCGCCCACAATAGAATCTCGTTTATGGAAAAATGGGGGTATATTGAATAA